The window GAGAAGGTAGTATTGACGGTATTGCCTCAGATAGGTCAACCCCATCTAGGAGCTTAAGTAGAATGGGCAGTTCAGTTAGTTTGCTTTTTAAAGGCCATGAGTATGGGACTGCTTTGATGAAATATACTTATGTGGTTGCCTGCCAGATCTACGGGACCCAAAAGGCCAAAAAAGATCCTCATGCTGAGgaaattttatatttgatgaaaACCAATGAGGCCTTACGAGTTGCCTATGTTGATGAGGTTTCGACTGGGAGAGAAGAGAAAGAGTACTATTCGGTTCTGGTAAAATATGATCATGTGCTAGAGAAGGAAGTGGAGATTTACAGGATAAAGTTGCCTGGTCCCTTGAAGCTTGGAGAGGGTAAGCCAGAGAACCAAAACCATGCTATTATCTTTACACGTGGTGATGCAGTACAAACAATTGATATGAACCAAGACAATTATTTTGAGGAGGCACTCAAAATGAGAAATCTCTTGGAAGAATATAGGCGTAATTATGGAATTAGGAAGCCCACTATTTTGGGAGTCAGAGAGCATATTTTTACTGGTTCTGTTTCATCACTTGCTTGGTTTATGTCAGCTCAGGAAACTAGTTTTGTCACTTTGGGCCAGCGGGTTTTAGCTAACCCATTAAAGATTCGTATGCATTATGGCCATCCTGATGTGTTCGACCGTTTTTGGTTCTTGACTAGAGGTGGAATTAGTAAAGCATCCAGAGTAATTAACATCAGTGAGGACATATTCGCTGGTTTTAATTGTACGCTGCGGGGAGGAAATGTTACACACCATGAATACATCCAAGTAGGCAAGGGGAGGGATGTTGGATTGAATCAGGTTTCCATGTTTGAAGCCAAGGTTGCTAGTGGAAATGGGGAGCAAGTTCTTAGTAGAGATGTATACAGATTGGGTCACAGGCTTGACTTCTTCCGTATGCTATCATTCTTCTACACTACTGTCGGATTCTTTTTCAATACAACGATGGTAATATTAACTGTATATGCATTCTTATGGGGGCGACTTTATCTTGCTCTTAGTGGCATCGAAAATGCTATTGCGAGCGAATCTAATAATGGGGCACTTGCTACAATTTTGAACCAGCAGTTCATAATCCAACTTGGTCTTTTCACTGCGCTGCCAATGATAGTAGAGAATTCGCTTGAACAAGGCTTCCTTCAATCGATCTGGGATTTTTTGACCATGCAACTCCAGCTTTCATCTATATTCTACACATTTTCAATGGGAACTCGTGCTCATTATTTTGGAAGAACAATTCTTCACGGTGGTGCGAAATATCGAGCTACAGGCCGTGGTTTTGTTGTGCAGCACAAGAGTTTTGCAGAAAATTATAGGCTTTATGCTCGTAGCCATTTCATTAAAGCAATTGAACTTGGTTTGATCCTGACTGTTTATGCATCACATAGTGCAGTATCTTCGGACACATTTGTTTATATTGCCATGACCTTCACGAGTTGGTTCCTCGTAATTTCATGGTTGATGGCCCCATTTGTTTTCAATCCTTCGGGTTTTGATTGGTTGAAGACTGTATATGACTTTGATGAGTTCATGAACTGGGTATGGTATCGTGGCAGCATATTTGCAAAAGCTGAACAGAGTTGGGAAAGATGGTGGTATGAAGAGCAGGATCATCTAAAGACAACTGGGTTTTGGGGAAAGGTGCTGGAGGTGATCTTAGACCTcagattcttcttttttcagTATGGTATTGTATATCAGCTTGGAATTTCTGCTGGCAGTACAAGTATTGCTGTTTACCTGTTGTCTTGGATATGTGTGTTCGTGGCCTTGGCAACTTATGTTGTTGTAGCATATGCTCGTGACAAATATGCTGCAAAAGAGCACATCTACTATCGGCTTGTCCAATTCCTCATTATTATACTTGCAATAGTCGTTATAGTCGCGTTGCTTGAATTCACGGCATTCAAATTCAGAGATGTCTTCACTAGTTTGTTAGCATTTCTTCCCACGGGATGGGGATTACTGCTGATTGCCCAAGTACTCCGTCCTTTCCTCCATTCAACCATACTTTGGGACATTGTTATTGCTGTGGCACGATTCTACGATATATTGTTCGGAGTGATTGTCATGATTCCTGTTGCAGTGCTATCTTGGTTACCTGGGTTTCAGTCAATGCAGACGAGGATCTTATTCAACGAAGCTTTCAGTAGAGGGCTTCGAATATTCCAGATTGTTACTGGAAAGAAATCCAAGGTTGATCAAGATTGAGGTAATTGTTTTATCTCCAATGTTTGCATACCATCTCTACTCAGCTGGTTAGTTTCTTTGCAATGGTAACTGATAATATAAAATTGTCATTCACTTCAGGGTTAGAGCGTCAGCAGCAGATGTAGAAAAATCATACAACTTAGTTTCTTTGAAATCTTGCTCTAATCCGTTGATGTTCTTCGAACACCAGAATCACTTTGCATAGTCTGAAGCAGATGTGAACTCTTCTACTTGTGATTATATTTGATTCATGTTTCAAATTTGTGTCCGGATCAGAGTCTCATCGGTAAATTTGTTGGTAATTTTGGAGGAAGTTTTATGTATTATATCCTCCCAAAGAAGAATACTTTGTAATAGTTTTGTCTGATCTGGATTATTGCTGTAGTTTTTGACATTCTTTCTTTCGCAAATGTCGTGAATTGTTGATGTAAAAATGGAACATATATTATTGAgattatacatatatttttgCACCCAATCCAACCAATTCTATTTTTAACTTGTAAATATTAATTATGTTGGAGAATTATTTATAACTTTTTTACATATTCACGAGGTCCAAAGAATGAACATTATTATCGTTTGgcttaaaaagagaaaaaaaaaaaaggtccaTCTTTTACCAAGAAAAACATTAGCAATTTAGGATTTaatacgttttttttttaatcaaatttttGTTTTGCGTAACTTTACAGCAGCCTCTCTTTTTTAATCATGAAAATTGGcttacaatttttcttttactgATTTTCATGTTCACGTTAGTTCAATGGTTCTACCATCCCCAGATAACATAAGAATTCTTCAGAAATTTTCATAGGCAATCAGCTATGATGTCGATAAATTTTCCGACCCTCTCAGACTGAAGAAGTTAATAGCAGACACGACTTTAAGCTTCCAAGCTCTAGCTAGAGAGGGCTGCTCAGAAGCATTTTGACAAAAAATTGTATGCTAGTAAGGTAAGATTTGCAGCTTTGGTGAGGACttgaaaagtaaaataaaatagattTATGACTTATATATTTGCTCAAAAAACATTACAGCTTGTAGCAGTTCATGTGAAACTCAATACTATATGTTAAACTAACTAATCTATTCTGAATATGTATCAACAGAAGAAACAAAGGGCAGAGAGGCAAAATAGCAGCAAGTGAACAAATTGAATTCTCAAATAAGATAGTCAGGTCACCATCTCTGAGCACACACATACTTCAATGCTTTTAGCTGTTGGGTATCTCCACCAATTTTTGCCAACCTGCATGATTGCTCTATAATAAGCTGATATATCGATGATCTTTCCCATGGGACGATCCCGAAATCATCGTTACTCTCTTCCATTCCTTCCACAAGGAATTGCCATGCTAAAGAGCCAGCTCCTGATCTCTTCCTCTTGGCAGATTTGTAAATGACGTCGTAAACAGTCTTGTAAAAACTATCCCGTTGAGCATGGGTGAAGCCCTTGTTCAGATCTGACAGTCCAAATTCGGTAAACATGACTGGCTTCTTCAACTCTTTGTCACCATCTTCAATATGGGAGAGCATCCACTTGGAGACGAATTTCAGTTCATCTTCAAAATCTTGATCGTGAAACCTAATCGACACCGAATGTTTATGTGGTTATATAAATAACAGGTTTAAGAGCATGGACATAAGTAGAATCATTGACGGTTGCCATCCAAGTTTTAAACTGAGGTTCATGGATGCTTACCAATGGTCGGGGTAGATATGAACAGAGGCAAAATCCACGTGTGGGATCTCAGAATTGCGGATGAAATCTGATCCAAGCCTTGATGCCCACTCTTCCGGGTTCACAGTAGACTTCTTTGGGCTATTTGGACCATAAAATCCTTCCAGCCCAACAGTCAGTAGATGTTTCTTGTCAATCGATTTAATGTAAGCTGTCATTTCTTCAATCCATTCCTGCAAATTTTATTCCAGAGTATAAGCTTATGCATAGTCTAGAAAcaatcttttttcctttttttttcctttgggGATGGGGGGTGGGGGGTGGGAAGAGAAACAAGAGATTTGATGACCCGATCCTGGAGGCGGCATTGATGTGAAATGATTCCATCCTAAAAACCAATGAAACCTAACCTTCAACTAACATCACAAAGCGCAAAACGACAACTAACATCACAAAGCGCAAAACTTCTTTTTGTGACAAGACATCTTATCCATCGCAAAATAGTCACGGATATTCATTTCAACATTATGTTTCTTTAGATCATTGCTGATTGGACAACTGTTGATTAAAAGAACATTGCTATTGAAATGAATTGCGTTAGGGCAACGACTATTTTGCGAATGGAGGGATGTCTCTAATGCGATAGTGTGCTATGTGATGTCAACAGAAGGTTAGTTTTCATTGATTATTTAGGATTGGGTCTACATTAGTGCCTATAGGATTGGGTCATACATACAAAAATCTCGAAAAACATACATTAGGATCAAACACAAGGTCTAAACGAGTCCATTTGTTAATATTGCTTCTACCATTAAATGATAAATATATATTCCACATTGGGATTGGTAGGTTCGTTTCAAACGTTGAGTTAATTATGGTAAAATTCACTTAAAACATAGTGAAAAATAAACGTAATTTTCCTTTAGAGAAATCAACTTGAAGCAAAGTCGAGGTTGAGAAATACCAAGTAGGAAGCTCATAACTTTCACAAGAAAAAGTTTGTAAGAAAGAAAAGTTGCGTAACAATCCCAAAATTACAATAGTGAGCTATGAAAAGACTCAAACTGGAGTACAGTAAGTTGAGTGAGGTTTAGTTTTCATTTGGTTTAACATTTAGAAGCAAGAAGAATCAAAATCTTACAACTTAATTGAGGAGTATACCAGAATCCATTTATTCCAATTCTCATTTGGTTCAGCATTCAGAAATCAGAAGAATCAAAATCTTAAAACTTACTTGAAGTGTATCGCCTGAAGCATCGGTCATGCAACGTGGCTCATTAATCAATTCCCATCCAAAGATGGTGGGATCATTTCTATATTCAATTCCAGTGATAGAATTCTTTCTTGTCAGGACAGTCTGACAAAGTGAAAAATATAGTGCACATTAGAACCACTAAAACACCATAAGGTAGGATTTAGCAATGTAAGATCAGCAAAGACGAGGGTAAGAATTTTTGTTTCATCCAGAGAACTAATGGCTTATACAATGACAAATAGCAATTGGATCAATAAACTCAAAATCCATGGTATAGCTCAGGATGCATACCAAATCATCAATGTTATGAAACATATTGGACAAACTCATTCATAAATAAGGAATGTACCttgatataatttttaaaataaatgcgTATCGATGGATCATAGAAGAAGGAATCATTGGAAGAGCTTAAACCAACACCATCTTGCCATGCCCACTTCACATACTGAGTCTTCCCACCGTATGCTTGCAAGTTGTTAACTAAGCTAAGTAGAAGTCTTATCCCATGCTGCCTTGATTCTGCAATGACATGATCCAAAGCCTGCCACCAGGAAGGACCAGTTAAAACTTAAGCTGATAACAGCACGTCACATATGCATTTGCGcaaataaaaaatgaatgtCATCAAACTAAACAATTGCTATGGAAAACATATATACAAACGTATGTGTTTTCTTGTGTATTTTTTGGATAATGTGTCACTTTCCTTATTTctcaaaaagagaaagagagatggACATAGAGAGTTTTCTGGTTCTTCCATGAATTCCAGTCTTCATTTTATGAACTTGAAACTATATTGACAAGATAACAAACAAAACCAGATTGATCATCCACAGAAATACAAGTTATAATGCTTCTGATTGGGGTTAAAGAACATGAGAATTCAAATCATACTCAATTAATCCACCTTTAAATGCCAAAAGTCACCGGTAACGAACATGGAACTGACAGATAATTTATTGTCTTCACTATAATTCATTCACCTTAACCATAATGGCAAGAACTACTGTTCCTTTTCCAAGAAAATCATGCGATTCACAAACTAATTCCGCATCGTTTTATGACTACCGACACAGTTTTTCTGTCGGTGGAAGCACCCAAGCTTTGCATAGCCAATGGAACCTTTCAAACCCTGCAGAATCGCTCATCTCTCTCTAAAACAGACATTACCATAAAATttcagaaaaagaaacaaattacgAACATAAAACCAAAGCATTAAGAGTAGAATCAAATAAATGAAGAATCCAATCACAGAAACAGCAGGAATCTCAGAAAATGCAGCTCAATCAATACCTTAAAGACTCGCTCGTTAAACCTGCCGGGAGAAACCTGAAGGGCATTATAACCACCATCATTGAAAGCCCAAGTCCGGCAAACTGTAAGCCCCATCTTCCTCGCCGCCTGCAGCATGGCCCTGATTCTAGGCTTTCTATATTCCTCAACGGAATGGTCCATAAACCAATAAGAATTCCATCCATTAATATAAAACGCCTTCCCATTTAATATGAACTGCGTTCCGTTCCTCTCTACAAAATCCACTATGGGGATTACTTTAGTATCCCCAATCCTCAAATCTCCAAACGACAAGTAAATGAAAGCCAAACAAGATGCGAATCCAAGAATCGGGTAAAACAACCCATTCCCCGCCATCACTACAAACAGGGCGATTGAAAACCCAAAACGCAAATCGAAAcgattgtaaaaaaaaaaaaaaaaaaaaaaaactcaatgtTTATAGCAATCTATCACAGAAAATCAAAGAACCACTCATACCCAGATGCGATTTTACAACAATAAACCACAAAGAACGAAAATGTCGGCAAAATCAGACGATGTTATGGTATACCCAGATCCCTATTTCTACCACAAATGTACGCCAACGATTGTTCGTGAAGGATTGAATACTAATAACACTCGCAGTTGAAGCTAATTGCAATCAATCATTGGTTTTGATGAATTTATAAGATTGAAGAAACCACACCAACACTTGTCGCCCAAAAATTAATGAGAGATTaagcaaaagaagaaaaaagaggttGAGAGAGTATGGTAGAATGTTGGTATCTTTTGATGGTTTAATTAGATCTACAGACCCGCTTATTTTCTTTCGATCTTTTCTCTCACGACCCCAAAAAGCAACAGTCTTGTTCAACACACGTAAATGGgctattttcaaattttcaacaaaAACCAGCAGAGATTAAAatattcatctttttttttttttttttttttgataaaatctttCAAACCcc is drawn from Cucumis melo cultivar AY chromosome 11, USDA_Cmelo_AY_1.0, whole genome shotgun sequence and contains these coding sequences:
- the LOC103490531 gene encoding mannan endo-1,4-beta-mannosidase 2, with the protein product MAGNGLFYPILGFASCLAFIYLSFGDLRIGDTKVIPIVDFVERNGTQFILNGKAFYINGWNSYWFMDHSVEEYRKPRIRAMLQAARKMGLTVCRTWAFNDGGYNALQVSPGRFNERVFKALDHVIAESRQHGIRLLLSLVNNLQAYGGKTQYVKWAWQDGVGLSSSNDSFFYDPSIRIYFKNYIKTVLTRKNSITGIEYRNDPTIFGWELINEPRCMTDASGDTLQEWIEEMTAYIKSIDKKHLLTVGLEGFYGPNSPKKSTVNPEEWASRLGSDFIRNSEIPHVDFASVHIYPDHWFHDQDFEDELKFVSKWMLSHIEDGDKELKKPVMFTEFGLSDLNKGFTHAQRDSFYKTVYDVIYKSAKRKRSGAGSLAWQFLVEGMEESNDDFGIVPWERSSIYQLIIEQSCRLAKIGGDTQQLKALKYVCAQRW